The Musa acuminata AAA Group cultivar baxijiao chromosome BXJ2-5, Cavendish_Baxijiao_AAA, whole genome shotgun sequence genomic interval GTTATAGGAACTACCTTATAACTTCTAAATCATGGGTCACTTCTTGAAACATACCTATAACTACCTAGAACATAGTAACTACTTAAATAACTaccatgaatcaattctcaacacttcCTCTtaattcatagttacatacaccgatttgcgacatgaaataaacatgcttttgaactGAAAGCAACTTAGTGAGGATATCTGTAACTTATTCATCTGTTTCACAATGCTTCATCACTATGGCTTTACTTGCTACAAGATCTGGGATGAAATGATAAcatatctctatatgcttcgttcttccataaaatattggattcttcgtcattgcaatagtggatttgttgtcacaaaatattttcgttgcttctttttgttcttgatgaatatcttcaagaagtcttctaaaccatattgcttgacaagctaTTGATGTTACGGCTACATATTGCTTGCTTTTATGAACTCCAAAATATAGCTCTTGATCCGAGACTAAAAATATTACATGAAGTACTCTTTCTATTATCTAAAGCTCTTGTctaatcactatcagtgaaaccaaataatttatatttaaaattatgagaataccaaataccataatctgtagttccagcaatataatataaaattcttttaacaactccgagatgatgtttgcttgagCTATTTATAAACTTAGATACTATACCAACAGAGAAGATAATATttggtcgagtatgagttagtTAAATCAAATCTCCAACCAAACTTCTAtagtatcttgcatttgtcaaacatataccatcttcaagtttcaatttctcatttacattcatgggtgttgctatagctttgcaattaatcatattacattttttgagtagatccattgcatactttctttgtgaaataaaaatttcatctgaTCTTTGCTTGACTTCCAACCTAAGAAAATAATACAGTAAACCTAGATCtaacatttcaaacttattcatcatatattttttaaattctaccaTAAAAAAGTTAGATGAACCTatttatataatatcatcaatatagaggcaaaccattagaatattatgttcaccttccttctttagttaaagagtaggttcattattgTTCATCTTAAATCTATTTTAAAGAAAATAGTAATCAATTTTACTATATTATgctcttggagcttgtttaagctcATAAAGAACTTTCTTTAGCTTATACACCTTTTCTTCATGTCATTTAACCAAAAAAACCTTGAGTAACAAAAACCTCTTCATGTAAATCACTATTTAAAAATacagatttcacatcaaattgataaacatgcCAACTCAAGTGAGTAGCTAAAGCCAAGAAAATTCTCATAGTTTCGAATCTAGCAATTGGAGAAAatgtatcatcaaaatcaatatcttattgctgtgaatatccttttgctacgagccgagccttatgcttttggatacttccatttgcattaaactttgttttgaacacccattttaattcaatagttttattttctttcagtagattcattagctcccaagtttcattcttctcaattgacttgattttctccttcattgcttttcgccATTCCTttttttcaactgcttcctcaaaagttataggatctaaaataaacaaaacaaatgttgagttataaatttttgTTAGTAatatgaaatttcttggaggggtttcatttgaggaatcagaatttgaactgctactaggtgaggttgacgatgaacttgttggagtaGGATCTATCATTTGATTTTGCGGAGTGTCTAGTTTTACTGGAATCTgaatttgttttctatttttattgATCTTCCGATTCCAACTTACTctttcattaaacataatatttctgttaataataactataTCACTAACgggattatataatcgatatactTTGGATgataaggaataaccaattaagttatattttttatattttttatcaagcttatgatgattttgtgaattcaccaagtTTCATACTATAGCctcaaagcataagcaattaaccatgtTTTAAGCATGAATAAGAGTTATTTTCTGACCTTTGGGCACACAAAGTTTACACTTACCATAACTGTTTGATATAGGCAAAAAGTAAATGGTGAATTTGGTAGGCCAGGAAGATGAGACTTTTCAGAATAAAACATCTAACAGTAATTTATAATATGGCTTGTGGTTAGCATCAAATATATACCGTAGAAGTAAATTCTAGTAACTAATTAGAATTGTGCAGTTTATATGATCTCCAAAAGTATTTTTATCTCATACAAGTACATTTATCAATACAGAAAGCAACCATACATTTCTTATTTACTAGGTCCTAATAAAATCCTCTGTTTTCTGGTAGTCATGGATTCCAAGTTCCTTCTCCAAAGAGAAAGGCAAATAAGGAAAGAAAGATGAAAGGAGAGCATCCACGCAATACAACACTATAATTACTTGTTTTGATCTACTCCTACCTTTTTAGGGTAAGGTATTCAAGAACAccttttcttgatcttttctatataCTCGGTCTAAGTTCTTTAAATAGACAGAAACCAACTTAGTGGATAATAAACAACAAATTGAAAGATGATATCTCAGGGCAGTAAAAGGTCCAACAAATGAAGGCCAAGTAAAACTTCGACGTTTGAGTATTCCATTTCCATTTAAACCTGTGTTTCTTTTGTACAATTTTACATCACACATACAACAAGCAAAATTGGAACTCATTAGCTTATCCTTTGAAATGCGGATGCCAATGAGGTGTCTGAGGTGCAGAGTGATTGATGAGCATCAAGGGGCTGAGAATGTTAAGAAGTGATACCCGGTTTTGGATTAGTCTCCGAAACAAGCATCCTAAACCATTCTCAACATCTCCAAAACTGATCTCAATTGTCTTTAGCTGATTCTGCACCATCATTATCTTCTCAGCATCTGCATCTTTAAGAGCTGCACGCAGTGAGACATCTACATCCCACATTTCACATAAATCCTCCTTGCAAGCCACTCTCATGGTCTTTGAGGCAAAAGACCACCTGCTAGTTTTTGCCTTTGGCAAGAACATCAAAGACAATATTGAGCAAAGAAGAGATATAGTAATCTCTCTTGCCTCATTCAACACATTTAAGACCACCGAGAGATTCAGGTCTTGCGATCAGAGAGGCTGGTTGACATCTGCCATCCATTTGCTTCAAATCTTTATAGCTTTTCTTAATGATCTTCTGTATCTCCTTCCTCGTGCGAACGTAATCCTGCACCCTTTGTCCAGTAGAGTAGTCACCTCTTCTTCCAAGTGCAAACCGAAGATCGTGAACATACTCTTTCAATGTGGTGGTTGCATCcttcatggtaccacagaggtccAGTAACCTCATTAATTCCTCCACATCCTCCTTCAACCATTTCCTCTGGTCAGAGTAGAATAGGCCTTGTTGGATGCTTGGCAGGCGAAGAAGATCCTCAATGCCATCATGCATATTAGCAAGCTGCCTCAATCCATTGGAAATCATCTCCCTTGTCATGGAGGGCACTGTCGAAACTGATGATTCTACAAAAGTATTGAGTTTTTGCAGCTCTCCTACGATCCATAGCGTTGTTGGTTGAACTTGGGATGGCAGACTGACTGAACGAACATGAAAGGAAGTCTCTGCTGCTGTAGT includes:
- the LOC103985120 gene encoding uncharacterized protein LOC103985120 produces the protein MASSTTAAETSFHVRSVSLPSQVQPTTLWIVGELQKLNTFVESSVSTVPSMTREMISNGLRQLANMHDGIEDLLRLPSIQQGLFYSDQRKWLKEDVEELMRLLDLCGTMKDATTTLKEYVHDLRFALGRRGDYSTGQRVQDYAKTSRWSFASKTMRVACKEDLCEMWDVDVSLRAALKDADAEKIMMVQNQLKTIEISFGDVENGLGCLFRRLIQNRVSLLNILSPLMLINHSAPQTPHWHPHFKG